The Rubricoccus marinus nucleotide sequence CAACCCGCCAGAGGCGGACGGGTTGCCGCCCTGCGGCATCCGTTTCCGATGGAGAGGCCTCTGGCGCCAGAGGCAGACTTCGCCGGCCGTATCTTCGCGCTCCCCTCTACCGTGCGCTTCTCTCATGGAACTCCCCTCGATCCAGGGCCTCGGCTCTGATGTCGCGCTGCTCCCGTTGGAGAAAGAGCAGAAGGTCTCGACCGCGCAACGCCGGCTCCGGATCGGCGTGCCGAGCGAGGCGCCCAACCAGGAGCGCCGCGTCGCGCTGGCGCCGTACGCGGCGGGGATCCTCGTCGCCAGCGGCCATGAGATCCGCATCGAGAGCGGGGCGGGGGAGGCCGCGCACTTCTCGGACCGGGAGTACTCGGACGCGGGCGCTGAAGTCGTCGACGGAGCGGGGCAGATCTACGGCGAGTCCGACATGGTGGTCAAGGTGTTCCCGCCGCGCCCGGACGAGATCGCCATGATGAAGGAGCGCCAGGTGCTGGTGTCGGCCATGCACCTCGGCGCGATCTCGCCGGACATGCTGAAGCGGCTCATGGAGCTGCGCGTGACAGCCATCGGCTTCGAGTTCATCGCCGAGCGCGACGGCACGCTGCCCATCGTGCGGATGATGCATGAGATCTCGGGCTCGATGGCGGTGCAGACGGCCGCGCGCCTGTTGGAGAGCACCGCTGGCGGCCGAGGCCTGATGTTGGGCGGGATCTCGGGCGTGCCGCCCGCGACGGTCGTGATCCTGGGCGCCGGCGTCGTCGGCGAGTGGGCGGCGCGGACCGCGCTGGGCTTCGGCGCGCACGTGATCGTGCTGGACACGGACCTCTCGGCGCTCCGTTCCATCGAGCACAGCTTGGACCGCCGCGTGACGACGGCGATGGCCAACCCGCAGTACGTGCGTCAGGCCGTCCGCCGTGCCGACGTCGTCATCGGCGCGATGATGGGCCTCGGCACGCGCTCGCCGGTCCTCGTGACCGAGGAGACCGTGGCGAAGATGCGCGACGGGGCCGTGATCGTGGACGTGGTCATCGACCAGGGCGGATGCGTGGAGACCAGCCGGCCAACAACGGCCGACGAGCCGACGTTTGTCCAGCACGGCGTGATTCACCACTGCGTGCCCAACCTGCCGAGCGCCGTCGCGCGGACGGCCACCTACGCGCTCTCGAACGTGCTCACGCCGTACATGATGGAGATTGGCGACGCGCCGAGCATCAACGACGCGCTGTGGAACAGCCCCAGCCTCCAGATGGGCACGTACGTGTACCGCGGACACCTCTGCAAAAAGAGCCTCGCGACGATGTTCGGGATGTCCCACCGCGGCATCGAACTCCTCATCGCCAGCGGCATCTAGCAGCCTCATGCTTCGCGCCCTCGCATTCCTCGCCGTGTTGGCCTCTGGCGTAGTGTTCTCGCCAGAGGCGGCCGGGCAATCCCGTTTCAGCAAGCCTCTGGCGCTGCCGCAGGACCGCGTCTTGGAAAGCGCGACAGGGCGTTTCTCTGTCCACGTACCCGAGGGTTGGGAGGCCGGATTGCCGACCGGCGAAATGCTCCAGGGAGAGTTCTTGTTCAGCCACGTTGCGGACTCGACCTACTTCTCGCCAAGCTGGGTGCCCCACGAATGGGCGAGCGATGTACCGCCAGAGGCTCTCGCAGAAGTGATGCTCGACCAAATGGTGTTCGCGATGAGCGGCGAAGGAGACCCCGAGGCAGAGGACTGGTTCGATATCCAGCCTCGCCGTTCGCGCGAAGTTTCTGGATACCCGTTCACGTGGCAGTCGATCCGAGAGGTGTACCCGGAGGTGCCGGAGGCGGCGGGGCCGGTGATGCACTTCGGCGTTGTAGAAGCAACGGGTGGGATCGTGCTCATAATTGCCCTGACGCCTCCCAATGCGGATGTCGCTGGGTGGGAGGGTATGGTGAGCCATCTGCGCATCCTCCCCACGCCTCAGTAGCCCTGCCTCTGGCGCCATAGGCGAACCCAATTGTGATCCGAGCCGACATCGACCTGGGCGCCATCCGCCACAACGCGCGTACGCTCGCCCGCCTCGCGGCGCCAGCGGCGCTCCTCGGCGTGGTCAAAGCCGACGCGTACGGTCACGGGGCAGAGCAGGTCGCGAACGTGCTGGTCGAGGAAGGCGTGCAGCAACTCGCCGTCGCCACGGTCGGCGAGGCCGTCCAGTTGCGCGAGGCGGGCGTGACCGTGCCCATCCTCGTTTTCGCCGCGCCTCTGGCGGAATCGCTCGCGGCGTACGCCCGCCTGGAGCTGGGCGTCACCGTCTCGTCGCCAGAGGTTGCCGAGGCCGTTGTCGAAGCCGCGCGCGTGCACGGGCCCCTGGCGTGCCACGTGAAGGTGGACACGGGGATGCACCGGCTGGGCTTCTCGCCAGAGGCCGTGCCCGAGGCGCTGCGGTACCTGGCAGAGGCGCCTGGCGTGTCGGTGGACGCGCTATGGACGCACCTCGCCACGGCCGACGGCGACCTGGACTACGCCCGCGAGCAACTCCGCGCGTTCAGCGCGCTCGTGGATCGCCTCGGGCCTCTGGCGCCGCTGACGGTCCACGTCGCAAATGGGCCGGCGCTGATCCGGTTGACGCATGAGGTTGCCCGACCTAGTACGCTGATCCGAGCCGGTGGCGTGCTCTACGGGCTCTCCTCCAGCGGCGACCTCGCGCCAGAGGCCGACGCCGCTGGCCTGAAGCCCGCCATGCGGCTCTCGACCCGGGTCGTCCACCTCCAGACCGTCGAGGCGGGGGAAAGCGTGAGCTACGGCCGCGCCTGGGTCGCGCCAGAGGCCCGGCGCATCGCCACGCTCGCCGCGGGCTACGCCGACGGCGTGCCGCGCGCGCTCTCATCTTCCGGGCACGTCGGCATCGGCGGGCGGCTGTATCCCATCGCGGGCCGGGTATGCATGGACATGCTGATGGTGGACCTCGGCCCGCCCCAGGCGTCCGCCCCGGGAACGGAGCGCCCACACGGTTCGGGCGCGATCCGTGTCGGCGACGAGGCCGTCCTGTTCGGTCCAGGCGGCCCCGACATCCTCCGCCAGGCCGACGCCGCAGGCACCATCTCCTACGACCTCACTTGCGGGCTCGCGCCGCGCGTCGCCCGAACGTGGCGAGACGGAGCCCCTGGCGGCCCGTAGCGTCCTCGTAAGCCGATAAACGCCAGAGGCATCGCGACGAAATCAGCATTTGTGAAGATGCAGAACTGCGGACCGCCTTTGGCGTAGTAGGTTCACTCACCCTTTCCGCTAGCCCCCTCGCTGCATGGCCACCGCCACTCCCTCCGAGATCACGATTCTCGTCGTAGACGACGAAGAAGACGTCGCCGAGATCATCTCCCACTTTCTCCGCGAGGAGGGCTACAACGTCCTCGTCGCCCATGACGCCGACGAGGCGCTCGCAAAAGCGGGCCCCGACGTTGACTGCATGGTGCTCGACGTGATGCTCCCAGGCATGAGCGGCTTCGAGATCGCCAAGCGCGTCCGCGGACGCGTAGAAACGGAAACCATCCCGATCCTCTTCCTGACGGCCAAGACCGAGGAGAGCGATATGCTCGAAGGCCTCGCCGCCGGTGGCGACACCTACCTGACCAAGCCGGTCAGCCCGCAGGTCGTCCTCGCGAACATCCGCGCCGTGCTACGCCGGACCGGGACCGAGGAGAGCAAAACGCTTAGCGTTGCCGGGCTCACGATCTACGAAGACGAGTACCGCGCCACTCTCGGTGGCGACGACCTCGGCCTCACGCTAACCGAGTTCGAGCTTCTTCGCTACCTCGTCCGTCACCCTCGCAAGGCGTTCACGCGCCAGCAGCTTCTGGAGACCATCTGGAAGGACGCGATGATGGTGACCGAGCGCACGGTCGACGCGCACATCAAGAACCTCCGCGAGAAGCTGGGCGACTTCGCCAAGCACATCCAGACCGTCCGCGGCGTTGGATACCGGTTCGTGGAGGAAGCATCGGACGAAGCGTGAACCTGAGCGCGTGAGGGGGCCACAGGCCCTCTCATGCCTCTGGCGACACGCGGCTCCCTATGCCTCGTTTCAGGATTCCCTTTTTTCCCCGGCGGGCCTCGGTCCAGTCGTGGATGATGCTGACGTTCGGGCTCTTCGTGGGCGCCGCCGTCGTCGGCGTGGGGCTGTATTCGTATTTCGTGCTCCGCGGCCAGATTCGCGAAGCCGCCCAGGAAACGCTCCGCCAGCAAGCGGAGCGTTTCGCGGTCCAGTTCGAAGCGCAACCCGACCGCGCCTCCATGCTCCGCCTCGGTGAGCAGATCGCGGGCGTCACCGAACTCGACATCGACATCGCCACGCGCGACGCGCTTCTCGGCAGCTTCGGCGCGGACGCCGTGTCGCCAGAGGCGTTTTTCGAGCGCGAGGAGGTGCGGGACGCCCTGGCTTCTGGCGAGGTCGGCATCGGCGAGCGAGACGTGGACGGACAAGAGAAGTTGTTCGTCGCTGTCTTCCGTCCGGCCACAGGCATGCTCATCCGGCTCGGCGAGCCCGCGCCGCCGCTGTACCGAGCGGTGCAGAAGGTGCAGGCCGTTCTCGCGATCGGGATGGCCCTGGCGCTGTTGCTAGCCCTCATCGGCGCGTGGATCGCGAGCCGGCAGGTGGTGGGGCCGCTCCGCGCGATCACCGGCAGCGCCGAGCGCATCGCCGAGGGCGATCTGGAGCGCTCCATCCACGTCCGTACGCGGACCAAAGAGTTCACCGCGCTCACGCGGAGCCTGAACCGGATGGCGTCACAGTTCCGGCAGGACATCGGGGAGTTGAAGCAGGCGCAGCGCGTCCAGAGCGAGTTCATCGGCAACGTCTCGCACGAGGTCAAAAACCCGATTTTCGCGGTCTTCGGATACCTCGAAGCCCTCGCCAGCGATACGCTCCCCGCCGAGCAGCGCAAGCGGTACGCTCAAAAGGGACTCGCGAACC carries:
- a CDS encoding alanine dehydrogenase translates to MELPSIQGLGSDVALLPLEKEQKVSTAQRRLRIGVPSEAPNQERRVALAPYAAGILVASGHEIRIESGAGEAAHFSDREYSDAGAEVVDGAGQIYGESDMVVKVFPPRPDEIAMMKERQVLVSAMHLGAISPDMLKRLMELRVTAIGFEFIAERDGTLPIVRMMHEISGSMAVQTAARLLESTAGGRGLMLGGISGVPPATVVILGAGVVGEWAARTALGFGAHVIVLDTDLSALRSIEHSLDRRVTTAMANPQYVRQAVRRADVVIGAMMGLGTRSPVLVTEETVAKMRDGAVIVDVVIDQGGCVETSRPTTADEPTFVQHGVIHHCVPNLPSAVARTATYALSNVLTPYMMEIGDAPSINDALWNSPSLQMGTYVYRGHLCKKSLATMFGMSHRGIELLIASGI
- the alr gene encoding alanine racemase, whose translation is MIRADIDLGAIRHNARTLARLAAPAALLGVVKADAYGHGAEQVANVLVEEGVQQLAVATVGEAVQLREAGVTVPILVFAAPLAESLAAYARLELGVTVSSPEVAEAVVEAARVHGPLACHVKVDTGMHRLGFSPEAVPEALRYLAEAPGVSVDALWTHLATADGDLDYAREQLRAFSALVDRLGPLAPLTVHVANGPALIRLTHEVARPSTLIRAGGVLYGLSSSGDLAPEADAAGLKPAMRLSTRVVHLQTVEAGESVSYGRAWVAPEARRIATLAAGYADGVPRALSSSGHVGIGGRLYPIAGRVCMDMLMVDLGPPQASAPGTERPHGSGAIRVGDEAVLFGPGGPDILRQADAAGTISYDLTCGLAPRVARTWRDGAPGGP
- a CDS encoding response regulator transcription factor, which codes for MATATPSEITILVVDDEEDVAEIISHFLREEGYNVLVAHDADEALAKAGPDVDCMVLDVMLPGMSGFEIAKRVRGRVETETIPILFLTAKTEESDMLEGLAAGGDTYLTKPVSPQVVLANIRAVLRRTGTEESKTLSVAGLTIYEDEYRATLGGDDLGLTLTEFELLRYLVRHPRKAFTRQQLLETIWKDAMMVTERTVDAHIKNLREKLGDFAKHIQTVRGVGYRFVEEASDEA
- a CDS encoding sensor histidine kinase, producing the protein MPRFRIPFFPRRASVQSWMMLTFGLFVGAAVVGVGLYSYFVLRGQIREAAQETLRQQAERFAVQFEAQPDRASMLRLGEQIAGVTELDIDIATRDALLGSFGADAVSPEAFFEREEVRDALASGEVGIGERDVDGQEKLFVAVFRPATGMLIRLGEPAPPLYRAVQKVQAVLAIGMALALLLALIGAWIASRQVVGPLRAITGSAERIAEGDLERSIHVRTRTKEFTALTRSLNRMASQFRQDIGELKQAQRVQSEFIGNVSHEVKNPIFAVFGYLEALASDTLPAEQRKRYAQKGLANLHRLNNLFSDLIEIAKLEYREDMVRPETFDLQELIEEIGEMLEPKAVDKGLELSFENPSVMVYADRNRIRQVLTNLIDNAISYTDEGSVRCRMRRHLNQARVEVVDTGRGIGAEHLDRIFERFYRVDTARSRKMGGTGLGLAITKQILEAHGTTPHVESTKGRGTRFWFELPLEGSDEADSLVPEAEFAGV